The genomic segment GCAATACTGCCGGCGAACTGGAGCGTTGCTATACAGTAGGGAGCAACTATACGGCAACTAATTGTCCCAGTGGCACCTTTGATTCCGAAGAGGAGTTCTACTCGATATCCATCAGTGCATCGGCTGCCACTTTCACCTTGGAAGCGGCTCCTCAGGGGGCTCAGTCAGGCGACGAGTGCGGAGTTTTTACCTTGGATCAGCAGGGTGTGCGTGGCAACGAGAAGAATGATGGGACGCCTATTGATGATTGCTGGTAATAGAGTACATCGCCCTAACGGGTTTACGTTGATTGAGCTTCTGGTGACGATTGCAGTCATTTCGATTACGGCAACCATCGCGGTGCCCAACTTTCAGAAGTTGACGGCTAGAAATCAACTTGTGGGTGACTTTAATCAGGTGTTGTCTGGTTTGAATTATGCCCGTAGTGAAGCGGTAAAACGGCGTGAAGATATAGCCGTCCATGTCAAAGACGCGAGTGGTGCAGTGCCGTGGCAACTCGCCGTCACCTCTGGTGCAAGCGGCAGCCTTTCCACACTACGACTGTTGGAAGGGAAGGATAGTGATGTCAATGTCACGGAATTCCAGGTGTCATTTAACCCATTGGGGCGTCGTGGAAACTGTATAGATGGTGATACCGGGGACGCGTTAAATTGCTCTTTATCTGTGAGCTATGAGGGGGAAAAGTCACTATATGTTGAGGCTTCCGGTAATATTTCACGTCCTTGATGACATCTCATTGCTTTTCGGAGTGCAAGCGGTATGAGAGAGGATGGCTTTACATTGTTGGAAGGTCTTGTTGCGCTCTTGGTTCTTTCTCTAGGGCTATTGGGGGTTGCCGCCATGCAGCTCAAGGCCATGCAGAGTGCCCATGTGGCCTACCAACGGTCCGTCGCGACCCTGGCGGCACAGGATGCAGTGGAACGGCTCTGGGCGGTCACGGCCGAGAGGGCAGGTGTTTGTTCCAGTCCCACCACT from the Candidatus Obscuribacterales bacterium genome contains:
- a CDS encoding type IV pilin protein, producing the protein MTPTSTRFRPQGPSGSPRRSAGFTLIELLIAVAVIGILAAIAIPSYQGYVEKARRTDAISALSNTAGELERCYTVGSNYTATNCPSGTFDSEEEFYSISISASAATFTLEAAPQGAQSGDECGVFTLDQQGVRGNEKNDGTPIDDCW
- a CDS encoding GspH/FimT family pseudopilin, with the translated sequence MIAGNRVHRPNGFTLIELLVTIAVISITATIAVPNFQKLTARNQLVGDFNQVLSGLNYARSEAVKRREDIAVHVKDASGAVPWQLAVTSGASGSLSTLRLLEGKDSDVNVTEFQVSFNPLGRRGNCIDGDTGDALNCSLSVSYEGEKSLYVEASGNISRP